Proteins from one Staphylococcus saprophyticus subsp. saprophyticus ATCC 15305 = NCTC 7292 genomic window:
- the ccsA gene encoding cytochrome c biogenesis protein CcsA, whose amino-acid sequence MQELLFIRLNELILLIYLFSIACYFFDFIKRFYKIRNIGFVTLGIVWVLQTISLSFYVTATNQVPLGNVFDVLFALAWLIISISIVISVIKQVNISIFLFNIIGFVFIAISTFQPMHYQGAGEKLNVINELLIVHVTFAIISYAIFAFAFVNSILYLIQFKNLKQKRFTQKYFRISSVATLEKVVFYNSLVGFLFIILSIILGAQWGINTIGMDIFVDPKVIMSVIITILYGLYLLLRVRQSISKHKLIYINIILFCLNMINLLFTSHVSDFHQWTGI is encoded by the coding sequence ATGCAAGAACTATTATTCATAAGGTTAAATGAACTAATATTATTAATTTATCTATTTAGTATTGCTTGTTATTTTTTTGATTTTATTAAAAGGTTTTATAAGATTAGAAACATTGGATTTGTTACATTGGGGATTGTTTGGGTGTTACAAACAATCTCCTTATCTTTTTATGTAACCGCAACAAATCAAGTGCCATTGGGCAATGTTTTTGATGTATTATTTGCACTTGCGTGGTTGATTATTTCGATATCAATCGTGATTAGTGTGATTAAACAAGTCAATATATCCATTTTCTTATTTAATATAATTGGCTTCGTTTTTATCGCAATTAGTACATTTCAACCTATGCACTATCAAGGTGCTGGTGAAAAATTGAATGTAATCAATGAATTACTTATTGTACACGTAACGTTTGCAATAATAAGTTATGCTATTTTTGCCTTTGCATTTGTGAATAGCATTTTATACTTAATTCAATTTAAAAATTTGAAACAAAAGCGATTTACTCAAAAATACTTTAGAATTAGTAGTGTAGCTACACTTGAAAAAGTTGTATTTTATAATAGTTTAGTGGGTTTTTTATTTATCATATTAAGCATTATTTTAGGTGCTCAATGGGGCATCAATACGATTGGGATGGATATTTTTGTAGATCCGAAAGTAATTATGTCTGTAATTATTACGATATTGTATGGTTTATACTTATTATTAAGAGTAAGGCAGTCGATATCAAAACATAAGTTGATTTATATTAATATCATTCTATTTTGTTTAAACATGATTAATTTATTATTCACTTCCCATGTTTCTGATTTTCATCAATGGACTGGGATTTAA